Proteins encoded within one genomic window of Candidatus Margulisiibacteriota bacterium:
- a CDS encoding nucleotidyltransferase substrate binding protein produces the protein MELKLNELKRAVAALQRAIEITQKIEANPAAEPAEKETLRAGVIQAFEFSYELCWKMLKRWLEINVSPDIVAGIVRVELFRRGAENLLIDDVLKWLEFHEARNKTSHLYAIKTAEAVYQKAVEFLPYAQALLERLEKRR, from the coding sequence ATGGAATTAAAATTAAATGAATTAAAAAGAGCTGTAGCTGCTTTGCAGCGGGCGATCGAGATAACACAAAAAATAGAAGCCAATCCCGCCGCAGAGCCAGCTGAAAAAGAAACCTTGCGTGCTGGCGTGATACAGGCTTTCGAGTTTTCCTATGAATTGTGCTGGAAAATGCTTAAACGCTGGCTGGAAATCAATGTCAGCCCGGATATTGTCGCCGGAATAGTACGCGTAGAGCTTTTTAGGCGCGGCGCGGAAAATTTATTGATTGACGATGTTTTGAAATGGCTGGAGTTTCACGAGGCGCGGAACAAAACTTCGCATCTATACGCTATAAAAACGGCGGAAGCTGTTTACCAAAAAGCAGTGGAGTTTTTGCCGTATGCGCAGGCTTTGCTGGAAAGACTGGAGAAACGCCGGTGA
- a CDS encoding nucleotidyltransferase domain-containing protein, with translation MIAVSEDEKRLIQDILRRHVPQAEVRVFGSRQKGGHKNHSDLDLALVGDFDDGSLSALRCEFEESRLPYRVDVLDYRALSTEFRQIVDTEYTLFPL, from the coding sequence GTGATCGCGGTAAGCGAGGATGAGAAACGGCTCATTCAGGATATTTTGCGTCGGCATGTGCCGCAGGCCGAAGTGAGGGTTTTTGGCTCGCGGCAGAAAGGCGGACACAAAAATCATTCGGATTTAGACCTGGCGCTGGTCGGCGATTTTGACGATGGGAGCCTGTCCGCTCTGCGCTGTGAATTTGAGGAATCCCGCCTGCCCTACCGGGTGGATGTGCTGGATTATCGTGCGCTCTCCACGGAATTTCGCCAAATAGTAGATACCGAGTATACGCTTTTTCCTCTGTAA